Below is a window of Chitinophaga flava DNA.
GTTTAAAGTAGGCGTCATCGTGGGTAACGGCGATGATCGTTTTGCCGGCAGCTTTTAACATGGGTAACATCTCTTCATAGAAATACCGGCGGAAATAAGGGTCCTGATCTGCCGCCCATTCATCCAATACCATAAAGGGCTTTTCATCCAGCAGGGCAAATACCATGGCCATACGTTTGCTTTGCCCCTTGGAAAACTTCCGGCGGGCCGATGCGTCATCATCATCGGCTACCACCTTATCCAGCTTCATTAGTTTCAGCAGGTGTTCATATGCTTTATTGCCACTAAGGGAATAACTATCATAGTTGCGGGAGAAAAGATGATTATCCGTAAAAATGGCGGATATCTGGTCTTTATAGCGCGCATCATTATTACATATTTTTTTCCCATTCAGGTAGATGTTGCCGGCAGAAGGCTGATATAACCCTGTAAGGCAATTGATAAAGGTGCTTTTACCACTACCATTACCACCAATCACAAAAATGGTTTCCCCTTTACGGATGGTAAAGTCCAATGGGCCCAGCACAAAAGACGCCTCTGTTTGTTCATCCACATGCTGATAGCTGACACCTTCAAAACGCAGCGTTTCCATGATTTCCAATGGCTCCTTTATACCGTCGTTGTCAGCGGCCAGCTGTATGACTTCCAGCTCCTCCATGAAAGCGGTAATGCGTTTATTGGCCACCCTTACCTTGACAAAAAAGTTCTGTGTATTCAGTAGGTTGCTCAGCGGTCCCAGTATAAACAGTAAAATGACAACAAAAGAGATCACCTCGGTTGGCTCCAGCAGCTTAAACAGCGGCAGTACAAATAGTATAACGCCTATCAGCAGATAAAGACCATACTGATTGAAAAGGTTCATCACGGAATAGCGGTTACCAACTGTGGTTTCCACATCCCGTACATGCGCCCGGTTTTCTCCCAGAAAATCGTTGAACAGGTTGTCTGATTTCACACTGCTCATCTTCAGTTCCTTAAAACCACGGATCATGTCATCCACCACCTTAAAATATACATCATTGAGTGAACGGAGTAACATCACTTTACTGAAAATACTTTTCCGCGCCAGCTTGTATATGAGCCCGATCAGGCCGATGAGTGCCACTACAATCAATGCGGAATACGCAGACAATACAAAGTAATAGACAATGCCGATGAACAACGACAAAGTGGAACTGATCGTGGTGGTGATCACGTTTGGAAAAAAAACAAACAGCCGCACATCTTCCACAATACTGTAAATACGTTCAGGCCCTATTTTCTCCAGCTGCTGCAGACTGGTACGTTGCAGACAGTGGAAGATCTTCATTTCATTCCTGTAAATCGAATGGAAGGTAAAGGCAATAATTTTCCGCTGCAGAAAAACATTCAGGCCGAATGACAACACCACCAGCAAAAAAAATACTGGCGCCTGATAGGCGGCGAACAATACATTGCGCCCCGCCACGATGCTGTTTATAATATACAGTATCCCGAATGTAAAGCAGGTATTGGGAATAGCGACCACGCATAGGAACACAAGATTCCTCCAGGTAATTTTAAACATACACACTTATAGTTAGCAGCGGGAAGCCGGGTTTGCAATAAAAGTTGGTTTGAGTAGAAAGGCATGCTGCCTGTCTACTCAACGACGGTTTGTTTCTTTTTCCCGCCGTTCGTTCTGACTGGCTTTATTAAATCGGTAAGCAATGCTTAAACGGTACCGGGCTGCATTGCTGTTCATATGCTGCCGGAAAATATAGTTTTGGGTTTTCGTTTCCTTCCTGATGATACGGGTATCAAACACGTTGCTGACATCAAATACAATCGTCATTTTGTCTTTCAGGAGGTTTTTGCCCAATCCCAGATCTACATAGTTGTAAGACTCCGTTCTTGTCTGCGCATTGTTCTGCTCACCGATCAGGTTAAAGCGGCCCTGCAGGTTAAACTTATAGGGCAGCTTCCAGCGTCCGTTTAACCGGATGCTCCAGGAAAAATCGGAATGATCAAAATCCCGCCCTTGGTATACACCTGCCTGGTCGAATCCATATACATTAAACTCTCCACCGAAGTTCAGGGTCTTAACAGGATCATAGGTCACCGATATGGTAGTACCATAACGGTTCTCTCCTTTCAGGTTAATGGGAATGGTCATAAACATGTTCTGGTCCTGGTCCAGGTAGGTATAAAACAATATA
It encodes the following:
- a CDS encoding cyclic peptide export ABC transporter; translation: MFKITWRNLVFLCVVAIPNTCFTFGILYIINSIVAGRNVLFAAYQAPVFFLLVVLSFGLNVFLQRKIIAFTFHSIYRNEMKIFHCLQRTSLQQLEKIGPERIYSIVEDVRLFVFFPNVITTTISSTLSLFIGIVYYFVLSAYSALIVVALIGLIGLIYKLARKSIFSKVMLLRSLNDVYFKVVDDMIRGFKELKMSSVKSDNLFNDFLGENRAHVRDVETTVGNRYSVMNLFNQYGLYLLIGVILFVLPLFKLLEPTEVISFVVILLFILGPLSNLLNTQNFFVKVRVANKRITAFMEELEVIQLAADNDGIKEPLEIMETLRFEGVSYQHVDEQTEASFVLGPLDFTIRKGETIFVIGGNGSGKSTFINCLTGLYQPSAGNIYLNGKKICNNDARYKDQISAIFTDNHLFSRNYDSYSLSGNKAYEHLLKLMKLDKVVADDDDASARRKFSKGQSKRMAMVFALLDEKPFMVLDEWAADQDPYFRRYFYEEMLPMLKAAGKTIIAVTHDDAYFKHADRILKFDYGTIVKDIRPREKEIEAASLWEL